The proteins below come from a single Thermopolyspora flexuosa genomic window:
- a CDS encoding NAD-dependent epimerase/dehydratase family protein: MRVLLTGHQGYLGTVMGPVLAAAGHEVVGLDSGLFADRVLGPPPRDPAGFAVDLRDVTAEMLDGFDAVIHLAALSNDPLGALDPALTYAINHLAAVRLARLARDAGVRRFLYASTCSVYGAVGGDELVDEDAPLRPVTPYAESKVRVEDDVAALADDDFSPVFLRNATAFGFSPRLRCDIVLNNLVAHAVLHGEVRVLSDGTPWRPLVHVLDIAEAFLHALEAPREAVHARAFNVGSEQNNRTVAEIAAEVVEAVPGSRLVITGETGPDPRSYRVDFSRIRRALPGFAPRWTVKAGAVELYDAYTGHGLTRHAFERDFTRLARLADRRAAGEIDATLRPVERP, from the coding sequence ATGCGTGTGCTGCTCACCGGGCACCAGGGCTACCTGGGCACGGTCATGGGCCCGGTGCTCGCCGCCGCCGGGCACGAGGTGGTCGGCCTCGACTCGGGGCTGTTCGCCGACCGGGTGCTCGGCCCGCCGCCGCGGGACCCGGCCGGGTTCGCGGTCGACCTGCGGGACGTCACCGCGGAGATGCTGGACGGGTTCGACGCGGTGATCCACCTCGCCGCGCTGTCGAACGACCCGCTCGGCGCGCTCGACCCGGCGCTCACCTACGCGATCAACCACCTCGCCGCGGTACGGCTCGCCCGGCTCGCCCGCGACGCCGGGGTGCGGCGGTTCCTCTACGCCTCCACCTGCTCGGTGTACGGCGCGGTGGGCGGCGACGAGCTGGTCGACGAGGACGCGCCGCTGCGGCCGGTCACGCCGTACGCGGAGTCGAAGGTGCGGGTCGAGGACGACGTGGCCGCGCTCGCCGACGACGACTTCAGCCCGGTGTTCCTGCGCAACGCCACCGCGTTCGGGTTCTCGCCGCGGCTGCGCTGCGACATCGTGCTCAACAACCTCGTCGCGCACGCGGTGCTGCACGGCGAGGTGCGGGTGCTGTCGGACGGCACGCCGTGGCGGCCGCTGGTGCACGTGCTCGACATCGCCGAGGCGTTCCTGCACGCGCTCGAGGCGCCGCGCGAGGCGGTGCACGCGCGGGCGTTCAACGTCGGCTCCGAGCAGAACAACCGCACGGTCGCGGAGATCGCCGCCGAGGTGGTGGAGGCGGTGCCCGGCTCCCGGCTGGTCATCACCGGGGAGACCGGGCCGGACCCGCGCTCCTACCGGGTGGACTTCTCCCGGATCCGGCGGGCGCTGCCCGGCTTCGCGCCCCGCTGGACGGTGAAGGCCGGGGCGGTGGAGCTGTACGACGCCTACACCGGGCACGGGCTCACCCGGCACGCCTTCGAGCGCGACTTCACCCGGCTTGCCCGGCTCGCCGACCGCCGCGCCGCTGGCGAGATCGACGCCACGTTGCGCCCGGTGGAGCGGCCATGA
- a CDS encoding PIG-L deacetylase family protein — MIGLVPYRPGEVAGATGSGRSGLRAIAAVAAHCDDIAIGAGGTLLTVCASHPGIRVDALVLSGGGTVREDEEAAALAAFCPGADLHLTVLKLPDGRLPAHWDEAKTAVEELRARTDPDLLLAPHPGDAHQDHRGLARIVPTAFRDHLVLGYEIVKWDGDLGRPSVYQPLAPEVAEAKADLLLAHYPSQHGRSWYDRETFLGLARIRGVECNARYAEAFHVAKLTLDLTAGG; from the coding sequence ATGATCGGGCTTGTGCCGTACCGGCCGGGGGAGGTGGCCGGTGCGACCGGGTCGGGGCGGTCCGGGCTGCGCGCGATCGCCGCGGTCGCCGCGCACTGCGACGACATCGCGATCGGCGCGGGCGGCACGCTGCTCACCGTGTGCGCGAGCCACCCGGGGATCCGGGTCGACGCGCTCGTGCTCTCCGGCGGCGGCACGGTGCGGGAGGACGAGGAGGCGGCGGCGCTCGCCGCGTTCTGCCCCGGCGCGGACCTGCACCTGACCGTGCTCAAGCTGCCGGACGGGCGGCTGCCCGCGCACTGGGACGAGGCGAAGACCGCGGTGGAGGAGCTGCGCGCCCGCACCGATCCGGACCTGCTGCTCGCCCCGCACCCGGGGGACGCGCACCAGGACCACCGCGGGCTCGCCCGGATCGTGCCCACAGCGTTCCGGGACCACCTCGTGCTCGGCTACGAGATCGTCAAGTGGGACGGCGACCTCGGCCGGCCGTCCGTGTACCAGCCGCTCGCGCCCGAGGTGGCCGAGGCGAAGGCCGATCTGCTGCTGGCCCACTACCCGTCGCAGCACGGCCGTTCCTGGTACGACCGGGAGACGTTCCTCGGGCTCGCCCGGATCCGGGGCGTCGAGTGCAACGCCCGCTACGCCGAGGCCTTCCACGTCGCCAAGCTCACCCTCGACCTCACCGCTGGAGGCTGA
- a CDS encoding glucose-1-phosphate cytidylyltransferase, producing the protein MKVVLFCGGYGMRMRTGTPGDVPKPMQLVGPRPLIWHVMRYYAHFGHKQFILCLGYGAHHIKEFFLNYQETTSNDFVLRGGKVELLSTDISDWEISFVQTGIDSPIGERLRRVRHLLEGEEMFLANYADILTDAPLPDIIERFAAADAGASMMVVPPPGTFHCVDVGEDGRVGAILPVAEMPLWVNGGYFVLRQEIFDHIPENGDLVADGCVQLAKRGRLIAYPYRGYWRPTDTVKERIALDEAYSRGERPWALWERERERVSA; encoded by the coding sequence GTGAAGGTCGTCCTGTTCTGCGGCGGCTACGGCATGCGCATGCGCACCGGAACCCCCGGCGACGTGCCGAAACCGATGCAGCTCGTGGGCCCCCGCCCGCTGATCTGGCACGTGATGCGGTACTACGCCCACTTCGGGCACAAGCAGTTCATCCTCTGCCTCGGGTACGGCGCGCACCACATCAAGGAGTTCTTCCTCAACTACCAGGAGACGACGTCGAACGACTTCGTGCTGCGCGGCGGCAAGGTCGAGCTGCTGTCCACCGACATCTCCGACTGGGAGATCTCGTTCGTGCAGACCGGCATCGACTCGCCGATCGGGGAGCGGCTGCGCCGGGTCCGGCACCTGCTCGAGGGCGAGGAGATGTTCCTCGCCAACTACGCCGACATCCTCACCGACGCGCCGCTGCCGGACATCATCGAGCGGTTCGCCGCCGCGGACGCGGGCGCGTCGATGATGGTGGTGCCGCCGCCGGGCACCTTCCACTGCGTCGACGTGGGCGAGGACGGCCGGGTCGGGGCGATCCTGCCGGTCGCCGAGATGCCGTTATGGGTGAACGGCGGCTACTTCGTGTTACGCCAGGAGATCTTCGACCACATCCCGGAGAACGGCGACCTCGTCGCCGACGGCTGCGTGCAGCTCGCCAAGCGGGGGCGGCTCATCGCCTACCCGTACCGCGGCTACTGGCGGCCCACCGACACGGTGAAGGAGCGCATCGCGCTCGACGAGGCCTACTCGCGGGGGGAGCGCCCCTGGGCGCTGTGGGAGCGCGAGCGGGAGCGGGTGAGCGCATGA
- a CDS encoding class I SAM-dependent methyltransferase: MTTTCRLCGSQDLVSVVDLGATPPCERFLTAEQLDEPEPTYPLHLRFCVDCHLAQLPPLITPEETFTEYAYFSSYSTSWVEHARRFVAGAVERLGLGPDAFVVEVASNDGYLLRHVVERGIRCLGIEPAANVGAVARERGVPTLTAFLTPQTGAQVRAEHGPADLVVANNVYAHVPDVIGFTEGLRALVADDGWVVIEVQHLLTLMAGNQFDTIYHEHFQYYTVDSARRALASGGLALVDVERLPTHGGSIRLWARPAEAVAADGPAPSARMAAVLDEEKAAGLHEPAGYAGFAERVAKVRRDLLRFLIEAAEQGRTVVGYGAPGKGNTLLNFCGVRPDLLPYTVDRNPYKHGRYTPGARIPILPPERIAADRPDYVLVLPWNLRDELVAELSYVREWGGRLVFPIPELEVVS; the protein is encoded by the coding sequence ATGACCACCACGTGCCGGCTCTGCGGCTCGCAGGATCTGGTGAGCGTCGTCGACCTCGGCGCGACGCCGCCCTGCGAGCGGTTCCTCACCGCCGAGCAGCTCGACGAGCCCGAGCCGACCTACCCGCTCCACCTGCGGTTCTGCGTGGACTGCCACCTCGCGCAGCTCCCGCCGCTGATCACACCGGAGGAGACGTTCACCGAGTACGCGTACTTCTCCTCGTACTCCACCTCCTGGGTGGAGCACGCCCGCCGGTTCGTCGCCGGCGCGGTCGAGCGCCTGGGCCTCGGCCCGGACGCGTTCGTCGTGGAGGTGGCGAGCAACGACGGCTACCTGCTGCGGCACGTGGTCGAGCGGGGCATCCGCTGCCTCGGCATCGAGCCCGCGGCGAACGTCGGGGCGGTGGCCCGGGAGCGCGGGGTGCCCACGCTCACCGCGTTCCTCACCCCGCAGACCGGCGCGCAGGTGCGCGCCGAGCACGGCCCGGCCGACCTCGTCGTGGCGAACAACGTCTACGCCCACGTCCCGGACGTGATCGGCTTCACCGAGGGGCTGCGCGCCCTCGTCGCCGACGACGGCTGGGTGGTGATCGAGGTCCAGCACCTGCTCACGCTCATGGCGGGCAACCAGTTCGACACGATCTACCACGAGCACTTCCAGTACTACACGGTCGACTCGGCCCGGCGGGCGCTGGCGAGCGGCGGCCTGGCCCTCGTCGACGTGGAGCGGCTGCCCACGCACGGCGGCTCGATCCGGCTGTGGGCCCGGCCCGCCGAGGCGGTCGCGGCGGACGGCCCCGCGCCGAGCGCCCGCATGGCCGCGGTGCTCGACGAGGAGAAGGCCGCCGGGCTGCACGAGCCGGCCGGGTACGCGGGCTTCGCCGAGCGGGTCGCCAAGGTCCGCCGCGACCTGCTGCGCTTCCTCATCGAGGCCGCCGAGCAGGGCCGTACCGTCGTCGGGTACGGCGCGCCCGGCAAGGGCAACACGCTGCTCAACTTCTGCGGGGTGCGCCCCGACCTGCTGCCGTACACGGTCGACCGCAACCCCTACAAGCACGGCAGGTACACGCCGGGCGCGCGCATCCCGATCCTGCCGCCGGAGCGCATCGCCGCGGACCGGCCCGACTACGTGCTCGTCCTGCCGTGGAACCTCCGCGACGAGCTCGTCGCCGAGCTGTCCTACGTGCGCGAGTGGGGCGGCCGCCTGGTGTTCCCGATTCCCGAACTGGAGGTGGTGTCGTGA
- the rfbC gene encoding dTDP-4-dehydrorhamnose 3,5-epimerase gives MERLGIDGLWCYTPRVHTDARGSFLEAFRAGELREAVGHRFDLAQVNCSVSRRGVLRGVHFADVPPGQAKYVTCVAGAILDVVVDIRVGSPTFGRWEAVRLDDENRRALYVAEGLGHAFLALSESATVVYLCSQPYAPAREHGIHPLDPELGIDWPLDGEPVLSAKDAAAPTLAEARAAGLLPGYDACLDFYASLRKDG, from the coding sequence ATGGAGCGCCTCGGCATCGACGGACTGTGGTGCTACACCCCGCGCGTGCACACCGACGCCCGCGGCTCGTTCCTGGAGGCCTTCCGGGCCGGTGAGCTGCGCGAGGCGGTGGGACACCGGTTCGACCTCGCCCAGGTCAACTGCTCGGTGTCGCGCCGCGGCGTGCTGCGCGGCGTGCACTTCGCCGACGTGCCGCCCGGCCAGGCGAAGTACGTCACCTGCGTGGCCGGGGCGATCCTCGACGTGGTGGTGGACATCCGGGTCGGCTCGCCCACCTTCGGCCGCTGGGAGGCGGTGCGGCTCGACGACGAGAACCGCCGCGCGCTGTACGTGGCCGAGGGGCTCGGCCACGCCTTCCTCGCGCTGAGCGAGAGCGCGACCGTGGTCTACCTGTGCTCGCAGCCGTACGCGCCCGCCCGCGAGCACGGCATCCACCCGCTCGACCCGGAGCTCGGCATCGACTGGCCGCTCGACGGCGAGCCGGTGCTGTCCGCGAAGGACGCGGCCGCCCCGACGCTCGCCGAGGCGCGCGCCGCCGGGCTGCTCCCCGGCTACGACGCCTGCCTCGACTTCTACGCGTCCCTGCGCAAGGACGGCTGA
- the rfbD gene encoding dTDP-4-dehydrorhamnose reductase yields MRWLVTGARGMLGADVVAHLCDRDGEHVVALGREQLDVRDPGAVAAALDAHRPDVVVNCAAWTAVDAAEEREPEALAVNGHAVRVLAEACAARSVRLVHVSTDYVFDGTASAPYPEDAPPNPLGAYGRTKLAGERAALAHGHLVVRTAWLYGAHGANFVRTMLRRATAGEGVAVVTDQVGQPTWSADLAARLVALARIGAPPGVYHGTNAGQTTWYGFAREIYAAAGADPALVTPTTSAALGRPAPRPAYSVLGHTGWARAHLPPMRHWREAFRAAWPYLAGTVTASSGGAR; encoded by the coding sequence GTGAGATGGCTGGTCACCGGGGCGCGCGGCATGCTCGGCGCCGACGTGGTCGCGCACCTGTGCGACCGGGACGGCGAGCACGTGGTCGCGCTCGGCCGCGAACAGCTCGACGTGCGGGACCCGGGCGCGGTCGCCGCCGCGCTCGACGCGCACCGGCCGGACGTGGTGGTCAACTGCGCCGCGTGGACCGCGGTGGACGCCGCCGAGGAGCGCGAGCCGGAGGCGCTCGCGGTGAACGGCCACGCGGTGCGGGTGCTCGCCGAGGCGTGCGCGGCCCGGTCGGTGCGGCTCGTGCACGTCTCCACCGACTACGTGTTCGACGGCACGGCGAGCGCGCCGTACCCGGAGGACGCGCCGCCGAACCCGCTCGGCGCGTACGGGCGCACCAAGCTCGCCGGGGAGCGCGCGGCGCTCGCGCACGGCCACCTCGTGGTGCGCACCGCCTGGCTGTACGGCGCGCACGGGGCGAACTTCGTGCGCACCATGCTCCGCCGCGCCACGGCCGGCGAGGGCGTCGCCGTGGTCACCGACCAGGTGGGCCAGCCGACCTGGTCGGCCGACCTCGCCGCGCGGCTGGTCGCCCTCGCCCGGATCGGCGCCCCGCCCGGCGTCTACCACGGCACGAACGCCGGCCAGACCACCTGGTACGGCTTCGCCCGCGAGATCTACGCCGCCGCCGGGGCCGACCCCGCCCTGGTCACCCCGACCACGTCCGCCGCGCTCGGCCGCCCGGCCCCGCGGCCCGCCTACAGCGTGCTCGGCCACACGGGCTGGGCGCGGGCCCACCTGCCGCCGATGCGGCACTGGCGGGAGGCGTTCCGCGCGGCCTGGCCGTACCTCGCCGGGACCGTCACGGCGTCGTCGGGAGGCGCCCGGTGA